Part of the Neisseria brasiliensis genome is shown below.
TTAATGGTCAGTGTTTTAATGCGGCTGGATCGGCGGTCGCCGAAGCCTTTGCCGGGGAAAATAGTGATGGTGTTGGTACCCATGGCATTGATGTCGGCCATGATTTTCTGCTGCGAACCGTTACCCAGCGCGACCACCGACACCACCGAAGCGATGCCGATGATGATGCCGAGCATGGTCAGCAGCGAACGCATTTTGTGCGCAAAAATCGCGTGCACCGACATTTTGAATGCTTCCATAAACTGATCATAATAAAACGACCACGAAGCCTTCTCTTTCACCGCCTGCACTTGGCTAGGCGGAATGTCGGCAGTTTTGCTGGTATCGGCAATAATCTCGCCGTCACGAATTTCAATCACGCGGTTGGCATTGGCGGCGATGCCCGGGTCGTGTGTCACCATAATGATGGTGTGGCCGTCTGAATGCAGCTTATGCAGAATTTCCATCACATTTTTGCCACTGGCGGTATCCAATGCGCCGGTCGGTTCGTCAGCAAAAATAATCTCGCCGCCATTCATCAGAGCGCGCGCAATCGACACGCGCTGCTGCTGGCCGCCGGACAATTCGCTGGGCTTGTTGCCTTCTTTGCTTTCCAAGCCCAAGTCGTGCAGCAGCTTTTCCGCACGTGCAGAACGCTCTTTCTGATCAACGCCGACATACACCGCCGGCAAGGCGACATTGTCACGCGCGGTGAGCGAGCTGAGCAGGTTGTAGCGTTGGAAAATAAAACCGAAACGGCTGCGGCGCAAGGCAGCCAATTGGTCGGGATTCATTTGCGACGTTTCGATGCCGTCGATTTTATAAGAACCGGTGGTCGCACTGTCGAGACAGCCGAGAATATTCATCAGGGTCGATTTGCCCGAACCGGATTGGCCGATAATCGCCACAAAATCGCCTTTTTCCACTTTCAGGCTCACGTTTTTCAAGACGTGGACGCGGTTTTCGCCGCTGCCGAAATAGCGGTTGATGTCAGTGCATTCAATTAAACTCATGTGTGCTTACCAAAGTGTGGTTGGAATGAGGCCGTCTGAAAACAAAATCAATCAAATCATTCAGACGGCCTGAGTGAGACCATCCGACTTACATCGGCGGGCCCATACGGCGGTTGCCGCTTTGCGGTTTGTCGGATGAACCGGTCTCGGAAACAATCACTTTGTCGCCTTCGTTCAAACCGCTTTTCACTTCGGTATTCATGCTGTCTTTCAAGCCGGTGGTGATGTCTTTGCGCACGGCTTGGCCGTCCTGCTCCAACACGCGCACAAAGGATTTGCCTTCGCGGTCTTTTTTAATGGTGATGGTCGGCACGGTCAACACATCTTCTGCCGCATTGATTTCAATGGTGTTTTGTGTGGTCATACCGATGGCAAGTTTGCCTTCTTCATTCGGCACCAAGGCGCGGGCGTAGTAGTAAATCGCGCTTTCGGTGGTGTCGGTGCTGTTACTGTAGCTGCCTTGCGACATGGTCGTCAAGCCGGGGTCGATGCTGTCCAGTTGCGCGGTAAACGGTGCATCCGATTCGGACAAAATGGTAAACGAAATCGGCTGGCCGGCTTTTACCTTGGTGATGTCGCCCTCGGCAATCTGCATTTTATTGAGCATCACTTCCAAATTGGCCAACTGGATAATTGTCGGCGTGGTTTGGTTGGCGTTGACGGTTTGACCTTCTTCCACCGGAATCGCCACGACGGTACCATTCATCGGTGCGATAATGCGGGTGTAGCCCAAGTCGGCTTCGGCGGTGTTGATGGAAATCTGCGTTTGACGGATGGACGATTTCAGTTGCGTTACTTGCGCTTTGGCAGCCGCTAAAGCATCTTCGGCATCTTCCAATTCTTGTTTGGAAGTCGCATCTTCTTTCCACAATGCAGCTTCGCGTTTGTATTTTTTATCGGCGCTACGCAATGCGATTTCAGCAGATGCCAATTGCGCTTTATAGGTATCGAGCTTGGCTTTTTCGGTGTTTAAGGTATTGGTTTGCGTGGTGGAATCAATATCCGCGATTCGGTCGCCTTTTTGGATTTCCTGACCCAGTTTGACATACAGCTTTTTAATCTGGCCGGAAGCCTGCGCGCCGACTTCCACCAAGTTTGACGGTGAAATTTCACCGGTCGCGGAAACAGTTTGGCGAATGCTGGTGCGCTTCACCGGCTCGGTAATGTAATTCACCTTATCGGCCGGTTTGAAATAGCTCCATGCCGCATAAGCCAGCGCGGCTACGATTGCCGCACCCAACACCCATTTGATTGTTTTTGCCATGATTTTTTAGCTGCCTGATTTGCATGTTCGCGTGCGGCTGAAGATTTTTGTCGCACAATGCCAACAGTTATTTGGAATAAATTTTAAAAACGGGAAAATTTTACTGGATTTCATTTCCCCAGCCAAGCCCAGAGAAATGCTTTTATAAAAATAACTCATTATTTTTAATTATTTTTAATTATTTTTAATTATTTTTAATATATAAGTTTTCCAAAATATTGCACCGCTTTAACATATTTTCCCAAATCCGCGATTTATCTATACATACCAAATGCAAGAAAGAATTTATAATAGTAAACAACAAAGCCTTTTAAAGGCATCGTTAAATATAACAATATTGATAGTCACTTACTTATGAAAACCAGACAATCCGGCTTTAATTTAATCGAACTTTTAATTGTAATTGTGATTTTGGCCTTACTTGCCACCATCGCCATGCCTTCATTCCAATCATTTATCCGCAATACTCGCTTGGCTAATGTGCGCAGCGAGCTGGCGGAAAATGCAAAAAATTTAGAGCGTTATTACACGCAAAAGGGAACTTTTGCCTGTATTGAGCCAAGCTTTTTGACCCATAAAAATAAATATTTTGATATTAGCTTTAAAGATCATAAGCCCTCCACCTGTTGCGACTCTGATGATAATACTTGCGAAGATGAGCAGGATATCAATCCTTCTCATTCCGGTTTCATCCTAGAAGCGAAACCTAATAAAGAAACCAATCCCAACGAAACCTGTTCTATCTATTACGACGATAGTGGTATTTTTTGGGCAGTCAACAGTAAAAGAAATGAAGTTTGTCCAGGTTATGAAGAAGCCTACCCCAATGAAGAAGTAAAAGATTAAATCCACCTCATCCTGATTTACACCCCAATTAAAATCGCATAATATATTCACTTAAGTAAACATTTTACCAGTGATTATATTATGCGATTTTCACAATCCGGCTTTTCCTTGATTCAGCTTTTAATCGTTATTGTCATGTTGGGCATCTTGGCCGCTATCGCCTATCCTGCTTATCAAATCTATATTAAAAAAGCAGATTTACGCGCTGCACATGCTGCGCTGGTGCAAAACGGGCAATTTATGGAACGCTTTTACCAGCAGAAAGGCTCGTTCAAGCAAACTTCAACGACTTGGCCTGCCTTACCTATTACGGCTACCGACAAATTCTGCATCCGCCCCAACAACAATGCCAAGGGCGCACACGACAATAAATTTACGCTGAAAGCCGTTGCGTTCAATAGCCAAAACGAACCACGCGTATTGAAAATCGATGAATCGTTAACGACGTTTATCTGCGAAACCTCCGCCAGTTCATGCGACAATGATGATGCGTTTTTTAAAGGCACAGATAAAGAATGCAGCATTTATCAACCTTGAAATTCAATAAAAAGGCCGTCTGAAACCCTAATTGCTTCAGACGGCCTTTATCATATAATTAATCGCTTATTCTTCTTTGGCTTTCACGGCCATCAAAGTATGCAGGCGGCGGTTATCCGCGCGGGCGACAGTAAATTGCAGTGGCCCGATGACCACTTTCTCACCGCGCACCGGCAAATAGCCGAATTCTTGAATCACTAAGCCGCCGATGGTATCGACTTCTTCATTGCTGTAATCGGTGCCGAAAAACTCGTTGATGTCTTCGATTTCAGTCACAGCGTGAATGCGCCAGCGTTCGGCCGATACGGCAAAAATATTGTCGGCGCTTTCGTCTTCGTCAAACTCATCTTCAATATCGCCGACGATTTGCTCGATGATGTCTTCAAAGGTGACCAAGCCGGATGTGCCGCCGTATTCGTCAATCACAATTGCCATGTGGTTGCGCTGCTCACGGAATTCTTTCAATAAGGTATTCAGCGACTTACCTTCAGGCACGAACACGGCCGGTCGCAAGATAGATTGTAGATTGAATTGCTCGGCGTTGAACATGTATTTCAACAAATCTTTGGCATGCAAAATACCTAATACTTGGTCTTTGTCTTCACCAATCACCGGAAAGCGGGAATGCGCGGTTTCGATGATGTAGGCGACAATGCGCTCAAGGCTGTCGTTTTCCTTAATCACGTTCATTTGGCTGCGCGAAATCATCGCATCACGCACTTCCAATTCGGTAAAATCCAATACTTTTTCCAAGCGGGCAAAGGTATCGGCATCAAATACTTCTTGCGCATGCGCCTGACGCAGCAGGCTGATGACATCTTCGGCGGAATCAGGTTCACCGGTCAAACGGGAAACCAAACGTTCAAAAAAATTAGGTTTCGACTGCGTGTCGTCCATATTAATGTTCGTCCTCTTGATAAGGGTTGGGATAACCTGCGGCCTGCATCAGGCGGATTTCGGTGGCTTCCATGAGTTCAGCTTCATGGTCTTCGATATGATCGTAGCCCATTAAATGCAAAGTGCCGTGCATAGTAAGATGAGCAAAGTGCTGCTCGGGCGTTTTACCCTGCTCTTTTGCTTCTTTCAGCACCACTTGCGGGCAGATAATCAAGTCGCCATAGAGGCCGTCTGAAAACTGATGCGGCATAATTTCACCTTCGTTTAAGGCAAAGCTCAATACATTGGTGGCGTAATCTTTGCCACGGTAATCGCGGTTGTAAGCACGGGCTTCTTCTTCATCGAGCAAAATCAGGCTGATTTCGGCGTGGCGGTATTTGTCTTTCAATGCGGCAAAAGCCCAGCGGTAAAAATCGTGTTCAGACGGCACCGAATCGGCGGAAGAAGCGTTGTCAAAGTTTAAATGAAAACGTTGACGTTGTAATGACAGAAAAGGATATTTTTTGGCGCGTTTCATGTAAATCGAGATTTTAGAGGGATAAAGCGGATTGCACCCACAATATAACATGAAGCGTTTGCGGATGAAATCTTCTTCACACCGAAGCGCCATGCCAAGCGCTTAATGATGTGGTATTCGCGGCAAAATTTCCTGTCTGAGACGCTTATTCTACCTTTCAGACGGCCATCAGAAAGCGGTCATGATAGAAAGTTTGTGTTAAACTTCTACCCATTCCGACTTTGACGAAACAAGCTTATGAACCCGAAAAAACTTGTGATTGCCAGCCGCGAAAGCCTGTTGGCCATGTGGCAGGCCAAACATATTCAAGGCCGTCTGAAAGCCCTTTATCCCGACTGCGACGTGCAAATCTTAGGCATGACCACGCGCGGCGACCAGATTTTAGATAAAACCCTTTCCAAAATCGGCGGTAAGGGACTGTTTATCAAAGAATTGGAACAAGCCCTGCAAGACGGCCGCGCTGATTTGGCGGTACATTCGATTAAAGATGTGCCGATGGATTTGCCGGAAGGTTTCGCGCTGGCTGCGATTGGCGAACGCGCCAATCCGTTTGACGCGTTTGTGTCCAACCAATACGAACGCTTGGAAGACTTGCCCAAAGGCGCGGTAGTCGGCACGGCCAGCCTGCGCCGCGAAGCACAATTGCGCGCACGCTATCCGCACTTGGTGATTAAACCTTTGCGCGGTAACCTGCAAACCCGTTTGGGCAAACTTGATAACGGTGAATACGATGCGATTATTCTTGCCGCCGCCGGTTTGCAGCGTTTGGGCTTGGACGACCGCATTCGTCTGATTATTTCCGATACCGTCAGCCTGCCTGCCGCCGGACAAGGTGCGTTGGGCATTGAAATCGCCGCCCACCGCGAAGACTTGCTGGAAGTATTGAAACCGCTCAACCACGATATTACCCACGCCTGCGTTACCGCCGAACGTGCCTTAGCCCGTGCTTTGGGCGGCAGCTGCCAAGTGCCGCTGGCCGCATATTGCACCGAAGAAAATGGCTTGCTGACCCTGCGCGGCTTGGTCGGCCATCCTGACGGCTCCACCATTCTTGAAGCC
Proteins encoded:
- a CDS encoding MacB family efflux pump subunit, whose amino-acid sequence is MSLIECTDINRYFGSGENRVHVLKNVSLKVEKGDFVAIIGQSGSGKSTLMNILGCLDSATTGSYKIDGIETSQMNPDQLAALRRSRFGFIFQRYNLLSSLTARDNVALPAVYVGVDQKERSARAEKLLHDLGLESKEGNKPSELSGGQQQRVSIARALMNGGEIIFADEPTGALDTASGKNVMEILHKLHSDGHTIIMVTHDPGIAANANRVIEIRDGEIIADTSKTADIPPSQVQAVKEKASWSFYYDQFMEAFKMSVHAIFAHKMRSLLTMLGIIIGIASVVSVVALGNGSQQKIMADINAMGTNTITIFPGKGFGDRRSSRIKTLTINDALAIGKQSYVDSATPQTSSGGTLTYRNTDLTGQLYGVGEQYFDVLGLTLAEGRLFDESDVKEDAQVVVIDKNTQSKLFGDENPLGKVLLFKKRPLTVIGVMDDQTNNFGSSDSLMLWSPYTTVMHQITGESHTNSIVVKIKDDADTQAAEKGLTELLTVRHGTEDFFMRNSDSIKQTVESTTGTMKLLISSIALISLVVGGIGVMNIMLVSVTERTKEIGVRMAIGARRSNILQQFLIEAVLICLIGGLVGVAISGAIGLVFNHFVTDFPMSFSTLSIVGAVLCSTVIGVAFGFMPANRASQLNPIDALAQD
- a CDS encoding efflux RND transporter periplasmic adaptor subunit; the encoded protein is MAKTIKWVLGAAIVAALAYAAWSYFKPADKVNYITEPVKRTSIRQTVSATGEISPSNLVEVGAQASGQIKKLYVKLGQEIQKGDRIADIDSTTQTNTLNTEKAKLDTYKAQLASAEIALRSADKKYKREAALWKEDATSKQELEDAEDALAAAKAQVTQLKSSIRQTQISINTAEADLGYTRIIAPMNGTVVAIPVEEGQTVNANQTTPTIIQLANLEVMLNKMQIAEGDITKVKAGQPISFTILSESDAPFTAQLDSIDPGLTTMSQGSYSNSTDTTESAIYYYARALVPNEEGKLAIGMTTQNTIEINAAEDVLTVPTITIKKDREGKSFVRVLEQDGQAVRKDITTGLKDSMNTEVKSGLNEGDKVIVSETGSSDKPQSGNRRMGPPM
- a CDS encoding type IV pilin protein — translated: MKTRQSGFNLIELLIVIVILALLATIAMPSFQSFIRNTRLANVRSELAENAKNLERYYTQKGTFACIEPSFLTHKNKYFDISFKDHKPSTCCDSDDNTCEDEQDINPSHSGFILEAKPNKETNPNETCSIYYDDSGIFWAVNSKRNEVCPGYEEAYPNEEVKD
- a CDS encoding type IV pilin protein gives rise to the protein MRFSQSGFSLIQLLIVIVMLGILAAIAYPAYQIYIKKADLRAAHAALVQNGQFMERFYQQKGSFKQTSTTWPALPITATDKFCIRPNNNAKGAHDNKFTLKAVAFNSQNEPRVLKIDESLTTFICETSASSCDNDDAFFKGTDKECSIYQP
- a CDS encoding HlyC/CorC family transporter, producing MDDTQSKPNFFERLVSRLTGEPDSAEDVISLLRQAHAQEVFDADTFARLEKVLDFTELEVRDAMISRSQMNVIKENDSLERIVAYIIETAHSRFPVIGEDKDQVLGILHAKDLLKYMFNAEQFNLQSILRPAVFVPEGKSLNTLLKEFREQRNHMAIVIDEYGGTSGLVTFEDIIEQIVGDIEDEFDEDESADNIFAVSAERWRIHAVTEIEDINEFFGTDYSNEEVDTIGGLVIQEFGYLPVRGEKVVIGPLQFTVARADNRRLHTLMAVKAKEE
- the ybeY gene encoding rRNA maturation RNase YbeY; amino-acid sequence: MKRAKKYPFLSLQRQRFHLNFDNASSADSVPSEHDFYRWAFAALKDKYRHAEISLILLDEEEARAYNRDYRGKDYATNVLSFALNEGEIMPHQFSDGLYGDLIICPQVVLKEAKEQGKTPEQHFAHLTMHGTLHLMGYDHIEDHEAELMEATEIRLMQAAGYPNPYQEDEH
- the hemC gene encoding hydroxymethylbilane synthase encodes the protein MNPKKLVIASRESLLAMWQAKHIQGRLKALYPDCDVQILGMTTRGDQILDKTLSKIGGKGLFIKELEQALQDGRADLAVHSIKDVPMDLPEGFALAAIGERANPFDAFVSNQYERLEDLPKGAVVGTASLRREAQLRARYPHLVIKPLRGNLQTRLGKLDNGEYDAIILAAAGLQRLGLDDRIRLIISDTVSLPAAGQGALGIEIAAHREDLLEVLKPLNHDITHACVTAERALARALGGSCQVPLAAYCTEENGLLTLRGLVGHPDGSTILEADAQAPSEYADSLGRAVAKRLADDGAMELIEAVLKESA